Proteins from a single region of Streptomyces spectabilis:
- the pfkB gene encoding 1-phosphofructokinase, whose protein sequence is MILTVTPNPSLDRAYEVPALTRGAVVRATGDRMDPGGKGVNVSRAAAAAGVPTLAVLPLGGAPGALVAQLLDEQGIAVAPVAITGPTRSNISVAEPDGTLTKINAPGPELTAAESESLLAAVAAHSARADWIACCGSLPRGLAPSWYADLADRCHAAGARIALDTSGPALLAALAGRPDVVKPNAAELAEAVGRPLATVGDALKAADELRERGARAVLASLGADGQLLVDDSGTYFGHARVDVVRSDVGAGDSSLAGFLVAGGTGPRALAAAVAHGAAAVRLPGSLMPTPPDLVPDAVTVTARVPLDLPLTEPAALTEPAA, encoded by the coding sequence ATGATCCTCACCGTCACCCCGAACCCCTCCCTCGACCGTGCCTACGAGGTCCCCGCCCTCACCCGCGGCGCCGTCGTCCGCGCCACCGGCGACCGCATGGACCCGGGCGGCAAGGGCGTCAACGTCTCCCGCGCGGCCGCCGCCGCGGGCGTCCCCACCCTCGCCGTCCTCCCGCTCGGCGGCGCCCCGGGCGCCCTCGTCGCCCAGCTCCTCGACGAGCAGGGCATCGCCGTCGCCCCGGTCGCGATCACCGGCCCCACCCGGTCGAACATCTCCGTCGCCGAACCGGACGGCACCCTCACGAAGATCAACGCCCCGGGTCCCGAACTCACCGCGGCGGAGAGCGAGTCCCTGCTCGCCGCCGTCGCCGCGCACTCCGCCCGCGCCGACTGGATCGCCTGCTGCGGCAGCCTTCCGCGCGGCCTCGCCCCGTCCTGGTACGCGGACCTGGCCGACCGCTGCCACGCCGCCGGGGCCCGGATCGCCCTCGACACCTCGGGCCCGGCCCTCCTCGCCGCCCTCGCCGGACGCCCGGACGTCGTCAAGCCGAACGCCGCGGAGCTGGCGGAAGCCGTCGGCCGCCCCCTCGCCACCGTCGGCGACGCCCTCAAGGCCGCCGACGAGCTGCGCGAGCGCGGCGCCCGCGCCGTCCTCGCCAGCCTCGGCGCCGACGGCCAACTCCTCGTCGACGACTCGGGTACGTACTTCGGGCACGCCCGCGTCGACGTCGTACGCAGCGACGTGGGTGCGGGGGACAGCTCCCTCGCCGGCTTCCTCGTCGCGGGCGGCACCGGGCCGCGCGCCCTCGCCGCCGCCGTCGCGCACGGCGCCGCCGCCGTCCGGCTTCCCGGCAGCCTCATGCCCACCCCGCCCGACCTCGTACCGGACGCCGTCACCGTCACCGCCCGAGTCCCACTCGACCTGCCCCTGACCGAACCCGCCGCCCTGACCGAACCCGCCGCTTGA
- a CDS encoding PTS fructose transporter subunit IIABC, translating to MSENHAMITAELVDLDLDRSADTKEAAARALAERMVALGRVTDLDGFLADVAAREAQMPTGLDGGIGIPHCRSAHVTEPTLAFGRSARGIDFGAPDGPADLVFLIAAPTGADDAHLTILSSLARQLMDADFTAALRAVTSAADAAGLVSGDLAVPTPDQSEAEPPEEEPPAQDSTPRFRIVAVTSCPTGIAHTYMAAEALESAAREAGVELTVETQGSAGFTRLDAETVERADAVIFAHDVPVRDKPRFAGKPTVDVGVKAAINRPAELIAEVREKAARGDRTAPSGPSPVDNAGDSGDSYATKLRVWLMSGVSYMVPFVAAGGLLIALGFAIGGWKIDKAPSVAEHFVWTDHTSWAALLFQTGGLAFAFLVPVLAGYIAYGMADRPGLVPGFVGGSVAVTIEAGFLGGLAAGLLAGAVVMGIQRLHVPAVLRGIMPVVVIPLISAAVVGFLMFLVVGKPIASLQSALTDWLEGLSGANAVILGVILGLMMCFDLGGPLNKVAYAFAVGGLTHPTDGSLKVMAAVMAAGMVPPLAMALATTVRGRLFTRTERENGKAAWFLGASFITEGAIPFAAADPLRVIPASMAGGAVTGALSMAFDCTLRAPHGGAFVVPLIGRPLLYLLAIAAGVCVSTAVVVLLKSARKTPAAPGQDAPDTTADASRVPAAA from the coding sequence ATGAGCGAGAACCATGCCATGATCACCGCGGAGTTGGTCGATCTCGATCTCGACCGGTCCGCCGACACCAAGGAGGCGGCGGCCCGCGCCCTCGCCGAGCGCATGGTGGCCCTCGGCCGCGTCACCGACCTGGACGGCTTCCTCGCCGACGTGGCCGCGCGCGAGGCTCAGATGCCCACAGGCCTGGACGGCGGCATCGGCATCCCGCACTGCCGCAGCGCCCACGTCACCGAGCCCACCCTGGCCTTCGGCCGCAGCGCGCGGGGCATCGACTTCGGCGCCCCCGACGGCCCCGCCGACCTCGTCTTCCTCATCGCGGCCCCCACCGGCGCGGACGACGCCCATCTGACGATCCTGTCGTCCCTGGCACGGCAGTTGATGGACGCCGACTTCACGGCGGCGCTGCGGGCCGTGACCTCCGCGGCGGACGCGGCGGGGCTGGTCTCCGGCGACCTGGCCGTGCCCACCCCCGACCAGTCGGAGGCCGAGCCTCCGGAGGAGGAACCTCCGGCACAGGACAGCACCCCGCGCTTCCGCATCGTCGCCGTCACCTCCTGCCCCACCGGCATCGCCCACACCTACATGGCCGCGGAGGCACTGGAGAGCGCGGCCCGCGAGGCGGGCGTGGAGCTGACGGTCGAAACGCAGGGCTCCGCGGGCTTCACCCGCCTCGACGCCGAGACCGTCGAGCGGGCCGACGCGGTGATCTTCGCCCACGACGTCCCCGTACGGGACAAACCCCGCTTCGCGGGCAAGCCCACCGTCGACGTGGGAGTCAAGGCGGCCATCAACCGCCCCGCCGAACTCATCGCGGAGGTGCGGGAGAAGGCCGCCCGCGGCGACCGCACGGCCCCGAGCGGCCCGAGCCCCGTGGACAACGCGGGCGACAGCGGCGACAGCTACGCCACCAAGCTGCGCGTCTGGCTGATGTCCGGCGTCAGCTACATGGTGCCGTTCGTCGCCGCGGGCGGTCTCCTCATCGCGCTCGGCTTCGCCATCGGCGGCTGGAAGATCGACAAGGCCCCGTCCGTCGCGGAGCACTTCGTCTGGACCGACCACACCAGCTGGGCGGCCCTGCTCTTCCAGACCGGCGGCCTCGCCTTCGCCTTCCTTGTGCCCGTCCTCGCGGGCTACATCGCGTACGGGATGGCCGACCGGCCGGGCCTCGTACCGGGCTTCGTCGGCGGTTCCGTCGCCGTCACCATCGAGGCGGGCTTCCTCGGCGGCCTCGCGGCCGGTCTGCTCGCGGGCGCCGTGGTCATGGGCATCCAGCGGCTCCACGTCCCCGCCGTGCTGCGCGGCATCATGCCGGTGGTGGTGATCCCGCTGATCTCGGCGGCGGTCGTCGGCTTCCTGATGTTCCTCGTCGTCGGCAAGCCCATCGCCTCGCTGCAGAGCGCCCTGACCGACTGGCTGGAGGGCCTGTCCGGCGCCAACGCCGTCATCCTGGGCGTGATCCTCGGCCTGATGATGTGCTTCGACCTCGGCGGCCCGCTCAACAAGGTCGCGTACGCCTTCGCCGTCGGCGGCCTCACCCACCCCACCGACGGCTCGCTGAAGGTGATGGCCGCCGTGATGGCGGCGGGCATGGTGCCGCCGCTCGCCATGGCGCTCGCGACGACCGTCCGGGGCCGCCTGTTCACCAGGACCGAGCGGGAGAACGGTAAGGCGGCCTGGTTCCTCGGCGCCTCCTTCATCACCGAGGGCGCGATCCCGTTCGCGGCCGCCGACCCGCTGCGGGTCATCCCCGCGTCGATGGCGGGCGGCGCCGTCACGGGCGCCCTGTCCATGGCCTTCGACTGCACGCTGCGCGCCCCGCACGGCGGTGCCTTCGTGGTGCCGCTGATCGGCCGGCCCCTGCTGTACCTGCTGGCGATCGCCGCCGGCGTGTGCGTCTCGACGGCCGTGGTGGTGCTGCTCAAGAGCGCCCGGAAGACACCCGCCGCACCCGGGCAGGACGCGCCCGACACCACCGCGGACGCGTCACGGGTTCCGGCCGCCGCCTGA
- a CDS encoding DeoR/GlpR family DNA-binding transcription regulator: MYAPERQQEILRLAREGGRVDVLSLAAEFQVTAETVRRDLKALDRAGLLRRVHGGAIPAGRLDFEPDLAEREGTAADEKDRIARAALAELPADGTVILDAGSTVARLAAQLPLDSALTAVTHSLPTAARLADHPGIQLHLVGGRIRHRTRAAVDAWSLRAYAEIRADVLFLAANGFSAAHGLTTPDLAEAAVKRAAVAAARRVVLLADSGKYGQEHFARFGDLTDVDLLITDTDLGPEDAAAIERAGTEVVRA; the protein is encoded by the coding sequence ATGTACGCGCCAGAGCGCCAGCAGGAGATCCTGCGCCTGGCACGAGAGGGCGGCCGCGTCGACGTCCTCTCGCTCGCCGCCGAGTTCCAGGTCACCGCCGAGACCGTCCGCCGCGACCTGAAGGCCCTGGACCGCGCGGGCCTGCTCCGCCGGGTGCACGGCGGCGCGATCCCGGCGGGCCGCCTGGACTTCGAGCCGGACCTCGCCGAGCGCGAGGGCACCGCCGCGGACGAGAAGGACCGCATCGCCCGCGCCGCCCTCGCCGAGCTCCCCGCCGACGGCACGGTCATCCTCGACGCGGGCTCCACCGTCGCCCGCCTGGCCGCCCAGCTCCCCCTGGACTCCGCCCTCACCGCGGTCACCCACAGCCTCCCCACCGCCGCCCGCCTCGCCGACCACCCGGGCATCCAGCTCCACCTGGTCGGCGGCCGCATCAGGCACCGCACCCGCGCCGCCGTGGACGCCTGGTCCCTGCGCGCGTACGCGGAGATCCGCGCCGACGTCCTCTTCCTCGCGGCGAACGGCTTCTCCGCCGCGCACGGCCTGACCACCCCGGACCTCGCCGAGGCCGCCGTCAAGCGCGCCGCCGTCGCCGCCGCCCGCCGCGTCGTCCTGCTCGCCGACAGCGGCAAGTACGGCCAGGAGCACTTCGCCCGCTTCGGCGACCTCACCGACGTGGACCTGCTGATCACGGACACCGACCTCGGCCCCGAGGACGCCGCCGCCATCGAGCGCGCGGGCACGGAAGTGGTGCGCGCATGA
- a CDS encoding helix-turn-helix transcriptional regulator, giving the protein MTTDTPARLLQLLSLLQTPREWPGGELSERLGVSRRTVRRDVDRLRELGYPVRATQGASGGYRLVAGKAMPPLVLDDEEAVAIAVGLRAGAGHAVEGVEEASVRALAKLEQVLPSRLRHRVSALGAATMSLTSGDGARIAPETLTVIASATAAHEQLRFAYEAKDGTPSRRLTEPHRLVSTGRRWYLVAFDLERQDWRTFRVDRVSEPFATAVRFAPRMLPGGSADAYVRQSVLARRPESSAYEVDVEFHAPLYRVRGRLPAALGELAAVGDDRCRLRGTVTEPVEWVAGRLVWVGCDFTVHGPGELVSRVRELGRRFSAAVDGAGH; this is encoded by the coding sequence ATGACCACGGACACACCGGCACGGCTCCTCCAGCTGCTCTCGCTGCTCCAGACGCCGCGGGAGTGGCCCGGCGGCGAGCTCTCCGAGCGGCTCGGGGTCTCGCGCCGCACGGTGCGCCGGGACGTCGACCGACTGCGGGAGCTCGGCTATCCCGTGCGGGCGACGCAGGGCGCGAGCGGCGGCTACCGGCTCGTCGCGGGCAAGGCGATGCCGCCCCTCGTCCTGGACGACGAGGAGGCCGTGGCCATCGCGGTGGGGCTGCGCGCCGGGGCCGGGCACGCCGTCGAGGGCGTCGAGGAGGCGTCGGTGCGGGCCCTCGCCAAGCTGGAGCAGGTCCTGCCGTCCCGGCTGCGCCACCGGGTCTCCGCGCTCGGCGCCGCGACGATGTCGCTGACCAGCGGGGACGGGGCGCGGATCGCGCCGGAGACGCTGACGGTGATCGCGTCGGCGACGGCCGCGCACGAGCAGCTCCGGTTCGCCTACGAGGCCAAGGACGGCACCCCCTCGCGGCGCCTCACCGAGCCGCACCGCCTGGTGTCCACGGGGCGGCGCTGGTACCTGGTCGCGTTCGATCTGGAGCGGCAGGACTGGCGCACGTTCCGGGTGGACCGGGTGTCGGAGCCGTTCGCCACGGCGGTGCGGTTCGCCCCGCGGATGCTGCCGGGCGGGAGCGCGGACGCCTATGTGCGGCAGAGCGTGCTCGCGCGGCGGCCGGAGTCCTCGGCGTACGAGGTGGACGTGGAGTTCCACGCTCCGCTGTATCGGGTGCGGGGGCGGCTGCCCGCCGCGCTCGGTGAGCTGGCCGCGGTCGGCGACGACCGCTGCCGGCTGCGCGGGACGGTGACCGAGCCCGTGGAGTGGGTGGCGGGCCGACTCGTCTGGGTCGGCTGCGACTTCACCGTGCACGGCCCCGGGGAGCTGGTGTCCCGGGTACGGGAGCTGGGGCGCCGGTTCAGCGCGGCGGTGGACGGCGCCGGGCACTGA
- a CDS encoding MFS transporter has product MTSPSTPTAAAPSPETPSDRRRWFALAIVMTAAFMDLVDVTIVNIAIPAIQRDAGATFSQIQWITAGYALALGAGLITGGRLGDIYGRKKIFLIGITGFTVASALCGFAANPEMLVASRILQGAMAALMVPQVLSIVHATFPAHERGKVFGLFGMVVGLGAVSGPLLGALLTEWNILGLEWRPIFLINLPVGIAGLLLGRKFITESKAPRALRLDLVGVVLVTAGLLMLLYPLTRGRELGWPLWGYAMMAGAVVVFGALVAYERNKAAKDGSPLVELSLFKVRSFAAGIAVQTVFGVSLGIFFLVWTMYMQVGLGWSELRAGLTGVPFSIAVSVAAGISVQKLVPRFGRKVLQAGALTMAAGVLIYIWEAGRYGADIAPWQMALPLAVMGLGMGLIVAPLTDAVLSEVPREHAGSASGLINTVQQMGNALGLGLVSVVFFGAMDENVVPQQVAAEFAHGFQNALWWVFGVLVVIFLLMLGLPRRPAQHVEGAEALDAPSASAASDREPALTS; this is encoded by the coding sequence ATGACTTCTCCCAGCACCCCCACCGCGGCTGCTCCGTCCCCGGAGACACCCTCCGACCGCCGTCGGTGGTTCGCCCTCGCGATCGTGATGACGGCCGCCTTCATGGACCTCGTCGACGTGACGATCGTGAACATCGCGATACCCGCCATCCAGCGGGACGCGGGCGCCACGTTCAGCCAGATCCAGTGGATCACCGCCGGGTACGCGCTCGCGCTCGGCGCGGGCCTGATCACCGGCGGCCGGCTCGGCGACATCTACGGCCGCAAGAAGATCTTCCTCATCGGCATCACCGGCTTCACCGTCGCCTCGGCGCTGTGCGGCTTCGCCGCGAACCCGGAGATGCTGGTCGCCTCGCGCATCCTCCAGGGCGCGATGGCCGCCCTGATGGTGCCGCAGGTCCTGTCGATCGTGCACGCCACGTTCCCCGCGCACGAGCGCGGCAAGGTCTTCGGCCTGTTCGGCATGGTGGTGGGCCTCGGCGCGGTCTCCGGTCCGCTGCTCGGCGCGCTCCTGACGGAGTGGAACATCCTCGGCCTCGAATGGCGCCCGATCTTCCTGATCAACCTGCCGGTCGGCATCGCGGGTCTGCTGCTCGGGCGGAAGTTCATCACCGAGTCCAAGGCACCGCGCGCGCTGCGGCTCGACCTCGTCGGCGTCGTCCTGGTCACCGCGGGCCTCCTGATGCTCCTCTACCCGCTGACGCGCGGCCGGGAGCTGGGCTGGCCGCTGTGGGGCTACGCGATGATGGCCGGCGCGGTCGTGGTGTTCGGCGCGCTCGTCGCGTACGAGCGGAACAAGGCGGCCAAGGACGGCTCGCCGCTCGTGGAGCTGTCCCTGTTCAAGGTGCGCAGCTTCGCCGCGGGCATCGCCGTGCAGACCGTGTTCGGCGTCTCGCTCGGCATCTTCTTCCTCGTCTGGACCATGTACATGCAGGTCGGCCTCGGCTGGAGCGAGCTGCGCGCGGGCCTGACCGGTGTGCCCTTCTCCATCGCCGTCTCCGTCGCCGCGGGCATCTCCGTGCAGAAGCTGGTGCCGCGCTTCGGCCGCAAGGTCCTCCAGGCGGGCGCCCTGACCATGGCCGCGGGCGTCCTTATCTACATCTGGGAGGCCGGTCGGTACGGCGCGGACATCGCGCCCTGGCAGATGGCGCTCCCCCTCGCGGTGATGGGCCTCGGCATGGGCCTCATCGTGGCCCCGCTGACGGACGCGGTGCTCTCCGAGGTCCCGCGTGAGCACGCGGGCTCCGCGTCCGGCCTCATCAACACCGTCCAGCAGATGGGCAACGCGCTCGGGCTCGGCCTGGTGTCCGTGGTCTTCTTCGGCGCCATGGACGAGAACGTGGTGCCGCAGCAGGTCGCCGCGGAGTTCGCCCACGGCTTCCAGAACGCGCTGTGGTGGGTGTTCGGCGTCCTCGTCGTCATCTTCCTGCTGATGCTGGGGCTGCCGCGCCGCCCGGCCCAGCACGTGGAGGGCGCCGAGGCCCTCGACGCGCCGTCGGCCTCCGCCGCCTCCGACCGCGAGCCGGCCCTCACTTCCTGA
- a CDS encoding sigma-70 family RNA polymerase sigma factor — MATRAVARRKSADTGETDAARSVRASGGEIADRDLVGMYLDEIARTPLLDAAKEVELSQIIEAGVYAQKILAGEVEEKSAVTASEAELRALVADGERAKDVFIRSNLRLVVAVARRYPRSGLPLLDLIQEGNAGLVRAVEKFDYAKGFKFSTYATWWIRQAITRSIADQSRTIRLPVHLVEELGRIRRVQREFNREHGREPEATEIAAELASTPERVTDVLDWARDPVSLNMPVDDQGETQFGDLLEDTSAVSPEQSVLTLLRSEELDDLIGRLDQRTASIIKMRYGIDDGRERTLTEVGKEHGLTRERIRQIEKHALLELKKLARDTGFDAAA; from the coding sequence ATGGCAACCCGTGCCGTCGCCCGTCGTAAGTCCGCCGACACCGGCGAGACCGACGCGGCACGCAGTGTTCGCGCATCTGGCGGCGAGATCGCCGACCGCGACCTGGTCGGCATGTACCTCGACGAGATAGCGCGCACGCCCCTGCTCGACGCCGCCAAGGAAGTCGAGCTGTCCCAGATCATCGAGGCGGGTGTCTACGCCCAGAAGATCCTCGCGGGCGAGGTCGAGGAGAAGTCGGCCGTGACCGCATCCGAGGCGGAGCTGCGCGCCCTCGTCGCCGACGGCGAGCGCGCCAAGGACGTGTTCATCCGCTCGAACCTCCGCCTGGTCGTCGCCGTCGCGCGCCGCTATCCGCGCAGCGGCCTGCCCCTGCTCGACCTCATCCAGGAGGGCAACGCGGGCCTGGTCCGCGCGGTCGAGAAGTTCGACTACGCCAAGGGCTTCAAGTTCTCCACGTACGCGACGTGGTGGATCCGCCAGGCCATCACCCGCTCCATAGCCGACCAGTCCCGCACCATCCGCCTTCCCGTGCACCTGGTGGAGGAGCTCGGCCGGATCCGCCGCGTGCAGCGCGAGTTCAACCGCGAGCACGGCCGCGAGCCGGAGGCCACCGAGATCGCCGCCGAGCTGGCCTCGACCCCCGAGCGCGTCACGGACGTCCTCGACTGGGCCCGCGACCCCGTCTCGTTGAACATGCCGGTGGACGACCAGGGCGAGACCCAGTTCGGCGACCTCCTGGAGGACACCTCCGCGGTCTCCCCCGAGCAGTCCGTCCTCACGCTGCTGCGCAGCGAGGAGCTCGACGACCTCATCGGCCGCCTCGACCAGCGCACCGCCTCCATCATCAAGATGCGGTACGGCATCGACGACGGCCGCGAGCGCACGCTCACGGAGGTCGGCAAGGAGCACGGTCTGACGCGCGAGCGCATCCGCCAGATAGAGAAGCACGCGCTGCTCGAACTGAAGAAGCTGGCGCGCGACACGGGCTTCGACGCGGCGGCCTAG
- a CDS encoding L,D-transpeptidase → MTTPDIAAQPRHLRRRRVVLATAALAAVGALTLTACGGDADAKDDKKSGAAKDASGAQISISSKDGATDASINATGVKVKDGKLTSVKMTQVTSGAAVEGSISADGSTWKPKAQLERGTKYKVAANAKDGEGRPATENATFTTVSSSNSFIGSYAPDGGTTVGVGMPVSFNFDKAITNKKDVQQHITVTSSSGQKVVGHWFGNQRLDFRPQEYWKAGSKVTMKIALDGVKGGNGITGVQDKTVTFTIGRKQVSTVDVGAKKMTVERDGKVLKSVPISAGSPQNPTYNGQMVISEKFVQTRMNGSTVGFGGEYDIKDVPHAMRLSTSGTFIHGNYWSSPSIFGSSNTSHGCVGLQDAQGAQSDTMGKWFYDNSLIGDIVTVKGSPDKTIAPDNGLNGWNMSWSQWTAGSAE, encoded by the coding sequence GTGACAACGCCGGACATTGCAGCGCAGCCTCGGCACCTTCGCCGGCGGCGGGTCGTCCTCGCGACCGCCGCGCTCGCGGCTGTCGGCGCGCTGACCCTCACGGCCTGCGGCGGTGACGCCGACGCCAAGGACGACAAGAAGTCCGGTGCGGCCAAGGACGCGTCCGGCGCCCAGATATCCATCTCCTCCAAGGACGGCGCGACCGACGCCTCGATCAACGCCACCGGCGTGAAGGTCAAGGACGGCAAGCTGACCAGCGTGAAGATGACGCAGGTGACGTCCGGCGCCGCGGTCGAGGGTTCCATATCCGCCGACGGCAGCACCTGGAAGCCCAAGGCGCAGCTGGAGCGCGGCACGAAGTACAAGGTCGCCGCCAACGCCAAGGACGGCGAAGGCCGCCCGGCGACGGAGAACGCGACGTTCACGACGGTGTCCTCGTCGAACAGCTTCATCGGTTCGTACGCGCCGGACGGCGGCACCACCGTCGGCGTCGGCATGCCGGTGTCGTTCAACTTCGACAAGGCGATCACCAACAAGAAGGACGTGCAGCAGCACATCACGGTCACGTCCAGCAGCGGGCAGAAGGTCGTCGGCCACTGGTTCGGCAACCAGCGCCTGGACTTCCGGCCGCAGGAGTACTGGAAGGCCGGTTCCAAGGTCACGATGAAGATCGCCCTGGACGGTGTGAAGGGCGGCAACGGCATCACCGGCGTCCAGGACAAGACGGTCACCTTCACCATCGGCCGCAAGCAGGTCTCCACCGTCGACGTGGGCGCCAAGAAGATGACGGTCGAGCGGGACGGCAAGGTCCTCAAGAGCGTCCCGATCTCCGCGGGCAGCCCGCAGAACCCCACGTACAACGGCCAGATGGTGATCTCCGAGAAGTTCGTCCAGACGCGGATGAACGGCTCGACGGTCGGCTTCGGCGGGGAGTACGACATCAAGGACGTACCGCACGCGATGCGTCTTTCGACGTCCGGCACGTTCATCCACGGCAACTACTGGAGCTCGCCCTCCATCTTCGGCAGCTCGAATACCAGCCACGGCTGCGTTGGGCTCCAGGATGCCCAGGGCGCCCAGAGTGACACGATGGGCAAGTGGTTCTACGACAACTCGCTGATCGGCGACATCGTCACGGTCAAGGGTTCGCCGGACAAGACCATCGCCCCCGACAACGGCCTGAACGGCTGGAACATGTCGTGGAGCCAGTGGACCGCGGGCAGCGCCGAGTGA
- a CDS encoding P1 family peptidase has product MTRSDAPEAGTRDESAGALTDVAGLRVGHAGRVGDGWLTGTTVVLAPEGGAVAAVDVRGGGPGTRETDALDPRNLVQRVEAVVLTGGSAYGLDAATGVMAWLEEQERGVRVGPESAHVVPVVPAACVFDLGRGGAFRARPDAALGRAAVEDAAARASGHAVTEGNLGAGTGAVVGRLKGGIGTASTVLGSGITVAALVVANAAGSGVDPSTGALYGRFFGGAPVELPPAEVHEAALRRLAEAAERNGRPPLNTTLAVVATDAELTKAQAQKLAGTSHDGMARAVRPVHLLNDGDTVFALATGEHRLDAGNPLALNEILAAGADMVTRAIVRALLAATPVETPGGTFPSYRSLYETGPSGV; this is encoded by the coding sequence ATGACGAGATCTGACGCACCTGAGGCAGGGACGCGGGACGAGTCGGCCGGGGCACTGACCGACGTCGCGGGGCTGCGGGTCGGGCACGCGGGCCGGGTGGGCGACGGCTGGCTCACCGGGACGACCGTCGTGCTCGCACCGGAGGGCGGGGCCGTGGCGGCCGTGGACGTGCGCGGCGGCGGCCCGGGCACCCGGGAGACGGACGCGCTCGACCCGCGGAACCTGGTGCAGCGGGTGGAGGCGGTCGTGCTCACGGGCGGCAGCGCGTACGGCCTCGACGCGGCGACCGGGGTGATGGCCTGGCTGGAGGAGCAGGAGCGCGGCGTGCGGGTGGGGCCCGAGAGCGCGCATGTGGTGCCGGTGGTGCCCGCGGCGTGCGTGTTCGACCTGGGGCGCGGCGGCGCGTTCCGGGCCCGGCCCGACGCGGCCCTGGGCCGGGCGGCGGTCGAGGACGCGGCGGCGCGCGCGAGCGGGCACGCGGTGACCGAGGGCAATCTGGGCGCGGGCACGGGCGCGGTGGTGGGCCGGCTCAAGGGCGGCATCGGCACGGCGAGCACGGTCCTGGGCTCGGGGATCACGGTCGCCGCCCTGGTGGTGGCGAACGCGGCGGGGTCGGGGGTGGATCCGTCGACGGGGGCGCTGTACGGACGGTTCTTCGGGGGGGCGCCGGTCGAGCTGCCCCCGGCGGAGGTCCACGAGGCGGCCCTGCGGCGCCTCGCCGAGGCCGCGGAGCGCAACGGCCGACCTCCGTTGAACACCACGCTCGCGGTGGTGGCCACCGACGCCGAGCTCACCAAGGCCCAGGCGCAGAAGCTCGCGGGCACCTCGCACGACGGCATGGCGCGGGCCGTGCGACCGGTGCACCTGCTGAACGACGGGGATACGGTGTTCGCCCTGGCCACGGGCGAGCATCGCCTCGACGCCGGGAACCCCCTGGCGCTGAACGAGATCCTCGCGGCGGGCGCGGACATGGTGACCCGGGCGATCGTCAGAGCCCTACTGGCGGCCACCCCGGTGGAGACCCCGGGCGGAACCTTCCCGTCCTACCGAAGCCTGTACGAAACCGGTCCGTCCGGCGTTTGA
- a CDS encoding DUF6227 family protein, giving the protein MSVPYETAYEPPESPEPLTPEEHLERLLSRALNSFDLPDDTVRRLERSLAYDSSLHSAHHSAGLHRETYRHTWLLADGSALTLWELVHNAGPGSQAQYELYLDEEEAGVATARLPLPPDTPAGDLPVVLQLTTANEPRHTYVPDDSADHARRLLRRAENPASVERPGDDMARLLRSAFAHQITQAFGRSGLTGEARLGFSLYEHAFLLFDGSEVSLWEVEHTATTDGRHMCEVYVSERAARAAMERRARAFPVTRSR; this is encoded by the coding sequence GTGAGCGTTCCGTACGAGACAGCGTACGAACCACCCGAGTCGCCCGAGCCCCTGACTCCTGAGGAGCACCTCGAGCGACTGCTCAGCCGCGCGCTGAACTCCTTCGACCTGCCGGACGACACGGTCCGGCGCCTGGAGCGGTCCCTGGCCTACGACAGTTCACTGCACTCCGCGCACCACAGCGCGGGTCTGCACCGCGAGACGTACCGCCACACCTGGCTCCTCGCCGACGGCAGCGCGCTCACGCTGTGGGAGCTCGTGCACAACGCGGGCCCCGGCAGCCAGGCCCAGTACGAGCTGTATCTGGACGAGGAGGAGGCCGGAGTCGCCACCGCGCGCCTGCCGCTGCCGCCCGACACCCCGGCCGGGGACCTGCCCGTCGTCCTCCAGCTGACCACGGCGAACGAACCGCGGCACACCTACGTGCCGGACGACTCGGCCGACCACGCCCGCAGACTGCTGCGCCGCGCGGAGAACCCGGCGAGCGTGGAGCGCCCCGGCGACGACATGGCGCGCCTGCTGCGCTCGGCCTTCGCGCACCAGATCACCCAGGCCTTCGGCCGCTCCGGCCTCACCGGCGAGGCCCGGCTCGGCTTCTCCCTGTACGAGCACGCCTTCCTGCTCTTCGACGGCTCGGAAGTCAGCCTGTGGGAGGTCGAGCACACGGCGACGACCGACGGCCGCCACATGTGCGAGGTGTATGTGAGCGAGCGCGCGGCGCGTGCGGCGATGGAGCGGCGTGCCCGGGCGTTCCCGGTGACGCGCAGCCGCTAG